In the Phaeodactylum tricornutum CCAP 1055/1 chromosome 13, whole genome shotgun sequence genome, gcaacgaaacaaaaaccCAACGCACTCACGAGGGTGATTCAAGTCAGGTTTGCAAGACTGCACTCTCATTCCCTTCTTACTTCATTCCCCAGTCCTTCATACACAGTAAGTGACATACttacacacacaaacacacacgCCGTTGACACCGAACGACCCGTAGGAACCTGGTGTGTCTCCAAGCAACCAAACGTAGGTTCCGTTGGGTGTTGTTTTTTTTTTGGATCCCGTCAGATCGTGGACGCGTTCCGGTCGCGATCTCTCGTCCGTAACCATGGTGGCGGTCCGTAGTGCCCGTAGTGCCACCGTCACGGAACCACAGGATCGCGATTGCGTCTTGACTACCGTGACGACGGGCGACACGGAAGactctactactagtagtgCTAGTACTAGTAATACTACTACTACACCGACCGACCGTTTGCTCCGGGACGTGTTGCAGTTGCACGCGGTAATCCATCATCTCGGACGGACCTCACCATCCGTCGCAACCGCATTCGCCACaccaaacgacgacgacgacgacaagaagCCGAACACCGCTGACCCGAACCACAAGAACAAGACtcttgacgacgacgaccatcTCTCCACACTCGCGTCTCGCATTTACCGTCTCATCGTCGACGGGAAACCGTACGAACTCGCGGGTTTGAAGGATGTCCCGAAACCCTTCTTTCGGTCGCCCGGACGGTGTTTGGCCCGCGACGGGGCGATGCGGTATCAGGTCTTGTCCGAACGCGACGCCCACGCCGCCATTGTCGTGTTGCTCCGGCACGAATTCCAACGCCAAGATCTCGTCGGCTGGGAACAGCAAGCGCCCTACAAGGATTTCCGGACTGCCATGACATCCTCGACCACGGCGACGGTGGGAATCGTCCCCGATCCCAAGGACGCCATCGTCCTGAACGTAGCCGACGGTAACGGAGACAAACTCTACGAGTCGCAGGGAGGCAACAAGGCAATCTTTAATCTCGCTTCGCAACTCGTCACTTCCTACACGAACGATTCGGAAAAGCGGGTCGAAGCAGCGCTCGCGATTATGAAGGGCCTCCGGGAAGCCGAAGTCATTgaggaagacaaggaaagcaagacCACCACGGTAGTGGCCTCAAACACCTCGCGGTATCTTTTGCGCACGCCCCGGAACGATGATACCATCACGTGGTCCATTCTTGACGCcgcggccgccgccgaatTCACCGTCATCTTTGTCCTCGAAATTTTTCTCGAAAAGGGCATTCACCTTTTGCCACCCGGCGAGGTCCTCGGGAGTGCCGTGGCCCTGGACAAGACCATGGTCAAGCCTTCTACCGAACCGGTACCCGATCCCACCGACTACGATGTACTCTTTGGACGCGGCGGGATGACCAACTCGCATCCCGGCAATCGACGCTTTCGGGACGTCATTGCTCTGCACCGACCCGACTATATACGAGCCATTAAAATGGACAAGCCCGGAGTCGCACGCAAAATTGTCCAAGCCATTCGGACGGGCATCCCGCCCGGAAGGTACGTGCGTTGGAAAACTCTCTCTGTGTATGTGTGCACGTTTGTACGTTCTCACACACCGCGGCCTCCCATCGTTTACTTCCGCAGATTCCTCAAAaagaacgacgacggcaaGTGGTACGACGTGGGTGATCGCACCGCCGCGGAAAAGACGTCACAGGGCTTGCGGGAGCGTTCCAACGCCGAAAAACGGCAGCGGTGTGCGCTACGGGAAGCCCTGCGCATCCGACGCCAGGACATGGCTCTGGACGGTGGCCACACCCATAAGAAGACCAAAATCACCAACGCCGACCTGGCGGCCGCGGCCGCCAATCACGCTCCCATTCTCAATTACGTCGGGACCAACTTGGCCGTTCCCTTGTCTCTGGGCATGAGGGAAGCACCCAAAAATACGGTCAAAAAGCGCGACGGGAAAGACTT is a window encoding:
- a CDS encoding predicted protein, whose amino-acid sequence is MVAVRSARSATVTEPQDRDCVLTTVTTGDTEDSTTSSASTSNTTTTPTDRLLRDVLQLHAVIHHLGRTSPSVATAFATPNDDDDDKKPNTADPNHKNKTLDDDDHLSTLASRIYRLIVDGKPYELAGLKDVPKPFFRSPGRCLARDGAMRYQVLSERDAHAAIVVLLRHEFQRQDLVGWEQQAPYKDFRTAMTSSTTATVGIVPDPKDAIVLNVADGNGDKLYESQGGNKAIFNLASQLVTSYTNDSEKRVEAALAIMKGLREAEVIEEDKESKTTTVVASNTSRYLLRTPRNDDTITWSILDAAAAAEFTVIFVLEIFLEKGIHLLPPGEVLGSAVALDKTMVKPSTEPVPDPTDYDVLFGRGGMTNSHPGNRRFRDVIALHRPDYIRAIKMDKPGVARKIVQAIRTGIPPGRFLKKNDDGKWYDVGDRTAAEKTSQGLRERSNAEKRQRCALREALRIRRQDMALDGGHTHKKTKITNADLAAAAANHAPILNYVGTNLAVPLSLGMREAPKNTVKKRDGKDLGELNTEGLPPNAVDEDGNILVTDYDILCGRGGLTNHHKGNKRFRDIVALHRPDYVRAPKIQKPSVARVIVRAIRNGDPPGRFLRKDDKSGKWIDIGDKKAAEKTSQALREKTDEEREKLKRDPNSGVGILLPNPASYLAAATATAMFAIPATVPVPTGVPAEAAGAEAPGESVKSDEVVKEEADDNTQRVDNTSDQSKPTSTDHPGKQIGEDVQTESV